The Deltaproteobacteria bacterium genomic interval GTAGACATACTGGACCGTATGGTCTCCCGGATAGGTGAGTTGGGTCAGGAGTCCGGTCCGGTCGTAGCCATAACTGAGATTGAAACCCCTCGGGTCGACAAAGGAGGTGGGACGACCAGCGGCATCATAGGTATACCGAGCCGTTCCCAAGGAATCGGTCCGGGTCAAACGGTGACCGTTGGCATCATAAGTAGAGTCGACCGTCGTCCCGTCAGCCAGATGGATGGTGGAAAGGTGTCCCGCGGTATTGTAATCATAAAGGGTCGTCTGCCCCTTGCCATCCACCATCCGACTCAAACGCCCGGCCAGATCATAAAAATACTGTTCCTCCTCGCCCAAGGTGTTGGTTTGGCCAGTCTTGCGACCCGACGAATCGTAGGTGAAGGTCGTCTCATGGCTGGCGGCATTGGTCAGACGGGTCAGATGGCCAGTGCGATTGTAGGCAAAGGAGGTGGTCTGACCCATGGAGTCAATGAGTGATGTCAACCGGCCGAGGGGATCGTAAGAAAATTGAGTGACGTGTCCACCGGCATCTGTCATTTGTGTTAACAAACCACTGACCGGATCGTACTGCCGCACTGTTCTATTTCCCAAGGGGTCGGTCGCCTCCGTCAGCCGACCCAGCAAATCATAACGAGTACTCCAGGTCTGACCGGAGGAGTCGGTTCGTGAGGTCACGTTCCCTTCCTGATCATAAACAAAACTACTGACCCGGCCGGAGGGATCGGTCATGGAAGAAAGATTCCCCGCCGCATCGTAGGTCATCCGGAGCGTCCGGTTCTCGGCATCGGTCACAGCAGTTTTTCTGTTCAAGGCATCATAGGTAAACGTGGTCTGGTTCCCCAACGGGTCCTGAATGGACTCCATAAAGTCGTTGGCGTTCCAGCGGAGCTCGATCGCATTGCCGTTTCTGTCAATGACCCGCGCTGGGTTCCCATTGGTGTCATATTCATAACGAACCACCGAGCCGTCCGGCGACGTCACTGAATTGAGCTGGTCGTCCGGATTATAGGCAAAGGTGGTGGTCTGGCCGAGTGGATTGGTCATGGTGGCGACACGATCGGCGCCATCATAAGTCTGCCGTGTCACCCCTCCGGTCGGATCGGTCGTTGTGATCAATCGCCCCTGATTGTCGTATTCAAAAGTGGTTGTCTGGCCTTCCGGATCGGTAAAGGCAGTGGCCTGACCAAATTCGTTGTAGGTATAACGACTTTCAACCGTTTGCTCCCCAACAACCTCCCAAACACGTGTCAGATTCCCCTCGCTATCATATTCCAGGTTCCGCTCATGACCGGTTGGTTCGACGGTCTTGACCAGATCATCGGTTTCCAGATTATATTCAAACCGGGTCACATTGCCAAGCGGATCAGTGAGGGAAACCAGGTTCCCCCGTGCATCGTAGGTGGAACTTAACCGGTTTCCTTTTCGGTCCGTCATCCCGGAACGGAGGCTATCAACATTGTATTCGTACAGGATCGGACGGCCCAGCGGATCCTGGCTCTCCACAACCCTTAAAGAATCATCATAGACCTGACGGAGCATCTGACCGAGCGGGTCGGTGACCAAAACCCGCCCCGGCTGTCCGTCGACCTCGTACAAAATCTGCGTCCGGTGGACCCGGCCGTCTTCCTGGGCCACCACCCTGGAGAGATCATCGTAACTGTTCTTGACCAACCTGTTGCCGCGTGGGTCGGTCACCTCCGTCATCTGATGGAGAGGGTCATACCGGTAGGTATAACTTCCGGACCGGACATCAGTGAAACCGGTCAGGTCCTCTCCTGTGTACCCGAATTGGACCGACCGGCCGGCAGGGTCGGTGACCGAGGCGATCTTGAACTCTTCGTCACTCGCGTAGGCGAAAACAAGGCTCCTGCCGGTGGAGCTGGTCACCTGTGTCAAACGATTCTTCAGATCGTAAGAGAGGGAGAGTCTATTGCCCTTCCGGTCAGTGACCTGATCCAGACGGCCGTTGGCCAAGAAGTGAAGGGTGGAATGGTCCTTGGTGGCCAGGGTGAAACCATTGTCATCATTCTTGATCAGTGAAGAAAAGATCCCGGGAGGAGACTGATAGGTCCCGTCACCGTTCGAGGCGTACGTCTCCGAACGACCATCCCCCCACCGGATCTGTACCGACCCATCCCCCCATTCGGTCGCCACAATATTATAGTTGTGCGTCCAGCCAAACCCAAGGGGCCCCACATATTTGTCCTGACTATTGTAGGTCCGGGCAAAATTGAGGCCAAATCCGCGCCCTGAAAGGAGCAGGTCTGTGTGATGGTAGGCGTAATTTCCCGTTGCCGTGTTGACGGGGTCGCTGACATTCTGGACCGTCGGACTCTTGTTGCCGAATTTTTCATTCGCCATAGAGCGACAGATGGCGTCACAGTAAGGCGGCTGTTGGACGCTTAAGGTGACAGGAACCGTCGCGGTACCGTCGGATGGATCATTACTGCTGGCCACTTGAAGAACTGTATCTACGGTTGCCGCTGGTTGAAGGTCTGCGGTGTTAACCGTTACCTGAAGTTGATCGGTCTGGCCGGCCGCCAAGAGATGGGTTGACCGGACAAGAGTATCAGTTTCGCCGCCGTTTTTCACCACAGTCATCCATGGGGTTGGAGTTGTGGCACTCACGTTGTAGTAAAGTGGACCGGTCCCGGTATTGGTAACCGTCACCTGCTGGGTCTGGTTGACCGTTCCTTTCAAAACCGTGATCTGGATCGGACTCCCGGTGAAGACAAAATTAGCATTGTCATCCGGGTTGCAGACATCGTTGATCCCGTCATTCGTATAAAAGGGACATAAATCACTCCCATCCGTAATGCCGTCCCCATCTTCATCATGATTGCAGGCATCCCCATAAGAATCGCGCAGGGAGAGGTTGGGGCAATCGTTATGACTACAAACATCACCGGTATCATCCTCGGGCGAACCGTCGGCGCAATCACTGTGGTTGCAGGCATCCCCAACATTATCCTGGAGCGAGAGGTCGGCGCAATCACTGTGGTTGCAAGGGGCACCAACCGTATCCGGATCGGCACAATCGCCATGATCACAGGGGTCTCCAGCCGCATCCTGATTAGAACCATCAGGACAATCGTTATGCACGCAGGCATCCCCCCAGGAGTCGCGCGGGGAAAAATCCGGACAATCGTTATGCACACAAGCATCTCCAACGGAATCCCTTGCCGTAAAATCGCCGCAGTCGTTGTGGTTGCAGGGATCGCCAATCGAATCATCCGGATCAAAGGGGCAACTGTCGGCAGTGTCAACACGGCCATCGCCGTCTTCATTGTGGTTACAGGCATCGCCGATATTATCCTTGAGACTCCCATTGGGACAAACGTCACGGTTCACATTGATGAAGTGGCTACCAGTGGCCCCGTTACTATCATAACAAATGATGCCGATCGAATTCCAACCCGGCACCAGTTGAACATCGGCGTTGAAGGAGGCGGAACCACCGGAAAGGGACCGGCTACTGTTCCAACCAGCGGTGCTGTTTTGAACAAGCACCGAACTCAGGTTGCTGTTAGGGTCACTACAAGTCCCGTCGATTGTTACATACGGGGCTGTTGTTACCGTGCCATCCGATGGTGAAATGATCAGGGCTGTCGGGGGATTGTTGGGGGGTGATTCCGTCGTAAAGGCCCACCTCGTCCAATTACGACTTTGGGCCTCGCCGTCATACCCAAAAACCTGCCAATAGTAGGTGGTGTTATAGTTAAGGCTGATCCCGTTGGCCGAGGGTTGCCAGGCCGTCGCCGTGCTGTTGGTCCAACCGTTCATTAAAGGGGAACTGAAGTCGCTATTATCATCCAACTGGATATAGTAATTTACAATGCTGTCGCCCGCATCCGGATCACTACAGGCCCAATCCAGAGTTACCGATCGGCTGACACCGGTCGCCCCGTGGGAGGGAGAGGTCAGGGTACAGTCATTGGGGGGATTGTTTACAGCAGTCACAGTCAACTGCAGATTGTAACTGGGGATCTGACCATCATTGCCATAGTCTTCAACTTTGACAAGATAGGTATCCGGATTTAATCGTCGCGTGATGCGCGAATAGTAGTTGCCTCCCCCGATGTCGTCATTTGTGGTAATGACACCGCCGGCGGCCTGTTCGAGGGTCAGGACCGTGTCGTAGCCGCTCGCCCCCGATGTCTCGATCGTGACATCCAAAGTTGTGTCGAGTCGGAACCAGATCCAGTCAACATCACCCGTCGGAACAATGCTGTGGGTTGTTGTCGTATTGAGAGACTGTGGTTTGGCCGTTAAGGAAGTATTGTCCGGCTCATACGAATCTTGGGGCAAGACCACATTGATCGAGGCCCAAACCGTTGAAGAACCACCAACCAATATTGTCGACCCCCCTGAAGTTTTTAACTGCCAGTCATCCCGGTAGGTCCCAGAAGTGGCCGGGGTCCGCATCGAAACACTAAAGACGACGCCGGAACCCGGATTCACGCTAAATCCGATCGGGATATTATTAGTACTCGTGGACATCGAACCGCTGACGTAGCGGAGGTAATAGTTGCTCTGCCAGACGGTGGTCCCGTTATTGTAAATCGTCCACTGCTTGGTAAAATTGGTACTGGTATTAAGGGTAGTTCCGTCGGGATGGGATTCACCACCAAAAGAGGCTGAGGTGAGGTTGGGGACGAGGGAATAGTTCTGGACATAAGATGCCGGTGGGCCCACATACCTCGTGGTGCTCAGGGTGTTATAACCGCTGGCGCTCACACTCACAGGGTAGGTGTAGTTTGACGGCAAGGTCAGGGACCAGCTACCGGCCGAATTCGTCGTGGTCATCGCACCGTAGGGACAACTGTTGCCAAAACTAACCGAGGCCCCCGAAATACCAACGCCGCTTTGGGAGTTGGTTACCGCCCCCCCGATGGTCGACATCTGAACATTGGAACAGGTTAAGGTCTGCGCCTGGAGAGGGACATCTTGATACTCGGAGGAAGGGGGCAGAGCCGGGGTGGCACTGCCAACAACGGGAGTGGATTCTATCACCTCATCCGATTTTAAATCGAGGTTCTCAAGCCCTCCGCAGGAAGCGAGGAGGAGAAAAAGGGAGAGGAATAATAAAACCACTTTCCTCATTAACAAGACCCCCGAGGCGACGGGTGCTTCACCCAAGGCCCGTGGAAGGAGCCTAAGTCAGAGAAGACACAGTGTGTCAATCTTTTTTTATTTTCTAGATCAGAATCGCCTTCTGGAGGGCCTGGATCGCCTGTTGATACCCTTTGGCCCCAAAAATCGCAGACCCGGCGACAAAGATATCGGCCCCCGCCTTGGAGATCGCCCCGGCGGTCTCCGGTTTGATCCCCCCATCGACCTCGATCAGGAAGGAAAGTTTTTTTTCGTCACGGATTTTCTTCAGGGCCGCCACCTTGGGGATCCCTGCTTCAAGGAACTTCTGCCCGGCAAAACCGGGGTAAACGGTCATGATTAGGAGATAATCGATTTTTGACAACAGCGGAATGATCGTTTCAACAGGAGTATCGGGATTCACCGCAACACCGGCCTTTTTGCCTAAGGCCCTGATTTTTTCCGCCACCAAACCAAGATTGGGACAGGCCTCGGCATGGACTGAAATCATATCGGCTCCCGCCTCGGCAAATAGGGAAATA includes:
- a CDS encoding thrombospondin type 3 repeat-containing protein produces the protein MRKVVLLFLSLFLLLASCGGLENLDLKSDEVIESTPVVGSATPALPPSSEYQDVPLQAQTLTCSNVQMSTIGGAVTNSQSGVGISGASVSFGNSCPYGAMTTTNSAGSWSLTLPSNYTYPVSVSASGYNTLSTTRYVGPPASYVQNYSLVPNLTSASFGGESHPDGTTLNTSTNFTKQWTIYNNGTTVWQSNYYLRYVSGSMSTSTNNIPIGFSVNPGSGVVFSVSMRTPATSGTYRDDWQLKTSGGSTILVGGSSTVWASINVVLPQDSYEPDNTSLTAKPQSLNTTTTHSIVPTGDVDWIWFRLDTTLDVTIETSGASGYDTVLTLEQAAGGVITTNDDIGGGNYYSRITRRLNPDTYLVKVEDYGNDGQIPSYNLQLTVTAVNNPPNDCTLTSPSHGATGVSRSVTLDWACSDPDAGDSIVNYYIQLDDNSDFSSPLMNGWTNSTATAWQPSANGISLNYNTTYYWQVFGYDGEAQSRNWTRWAFTTESPPNNPPTALIISPSDGTVTTAPYVTIDGTCSDPNSNLSSVLVQNSTAGWNSSRSLSGGSASFNADVQLVPGWNSIGIICYDSNGATGSHFINVNRDVCPNGSLKDNIGDACNHNEDGDGRVDTADSCPFDPDDSIGDPCNHNDCGDFTARDSVGDACVHNDCPDFSPRDSWGDACVHNDCPDGSNQDAAGDPCDHGDCADPDTVGAPCNHSDCADLSLQDNVGDACNHSDCADGSPEDDTGDVCSHNDCPNLSLRDSYGDACNHDEDGDGITDGSDLCPFYTNDGINDVCNPDDNANFVFTGSPIQITVLKGTVNQTQQVTVTNTGTGPLYYNVSATTPTPWMTVVKNGGETDTLVRSTHLLAAGQTDQLQVTVNTADLQPAATVDTVLQVASSNDPSDGTATVPVTLSVQQPPYCDAICRSMANEKFGNKSPTVQNVSDPVNTATGNYAYHHTDLLLSGRGFGLNFARTYNSQDKYVGPLGFGWTHNYNIVATEWGDGSVQIRWGDGRSETYASNGDGTYQSPPGIFSSLIKNDDNGFTLATKDHSTLHFLANGRLDQVTDRKGNRLSLSYDLKNRLTQVTSSTGRSLVFAYASDEEFKIASVTDPAGRSVQFGYTGEDLTGFTDVRSGSYTYRYDPLHQMTEVTDPRGNRLVKNSYDDLSRVVAQEDGRVHRTQILYEVDGQPGRVLVTDPLGQMLRQVYDDSLRVVESQDPLGRPILYEYNVDSLRSGMTDRKGNRLSSTYDARGNLVSLTDPLGNVTRFEYNLETDDLVKTVEPTGHERNLEYDSEGNLTRVWEVVGEQTVESRYTYNEFGQATAFTDPEGQTTTFEYDNQGRLITTTDPTGGVTRQTYDGADRVATMTNPLGQTTTFAYNPDDQLNSVTSPDGSVVRYEYDTNGNPARVIDRNGNAIELRWNANDFMESIQDPLGNQTTFTYDALNRKTAVTDAENRTLRMTYDAAGNLSSMTDPSGRVSSFVYDQEGNVTSRTDSSGQTWSTRYDLLGRLTEATDPLGNRTVRQYDPVSGLLTQMTDAGGHVTQFSYDPLGRLTSLIDSMGQTTSFAYNRTGHLTRLTNAASHETTFTYDSSGRKTGQTNTLGEEEQYFYDLAGRLSRMVDGKGQTTLYDYNTAGHLSTIHLADGTTVDSTYDANGHRLTRTDSLGTARYTYDAAGRPTSFVDPRGFNLSYGYDRTGLLTQLTYPGDHTVQYVYNPSRQLTQVTDWLDQVTHYRYDTGGRLNEVTLPNGLTTTYGYDETSRLTDLTNDKADGSVLSSYHYTLDQLGRRTRVEKEEPLTPWISPEEVGATYNEENELLTLGPLNFDYDLNGNLISGGGISYSFDAKDQLSEVTSAAGTVVLGYDGDGNRTSLTQNGETTQFLVDDNRGLPDVVAEADSAGAIQNYYVYGLGLASQISADGSQVRFYQYDPLGSTVALSDPSGTVTDQYLYDELGRPNRKTGTTANPFQFVGKFGVQNDPTGLYSMRARYYDPVAGRFISRDPLGYSAGLNLYAYGKGDPVQNIDPSGNCLWDGCVVEAIAGACAVGGAFGFVGTGVADIATSIWNWEPSVSSWQTYAGNTIGGCAGGVTTLVTGGNVIVGGAVGGGVSDASTQTLNMATGVQEPFDYNYNSIGMSTVIGGGTGYLSSKIKIGDPKARGNYVEEGTLNNMGLEPNTNGRYKVYAPGQPGWYEPDSLNPQSLQGGTIDLYEIKSGASTLKSAPSGHDGKQLQILTTPGSYLSDTQLKTSYPGTIVPNYYVEYGKGVSPSFQSTVQAAGGTIRNAPFVPNEFYGSLVVNPSANRMVNNLWSTPDLGGGRASGAK
- a CDS encoding ribulose-phosphate 3-epimerase, yielding MKQIAPSILSADFSKLGDEVKAVTEAGADLIHVDIMDGHFVPNLTIGPDVVRAIRRVATIPLDCHLMIEKPEKYISLFAEAGADMISVHAEACPNLGLVAEKIRALGKKAGVAVNPDTPVETIIPLLSKIDYLLIMTVYPGFAGQKFLEAGIPKVAALKKIRDEKKLSFLIEVDGGIKPETAGAISKAGADIFVAGSAIFGAKGYQQAIQALQKAILI